CATTTATCatctaataaaattatacatttaaattatttataactcaTGTCTCTTCATCTTACTTGTAACGtttgatattaaaaattattcataacttttatatgttcatttttcgtaaatcttataaatatttaattaatgcttaaaaaattataataaccaaatgtaataataaaataaaataaatcaattttgttttgacGAAATCAAAGGTTTGAACAAAACATTAATACTTCtacaaaaaatagagaaaattaaaacatacaaaatatttcaactaatacaatatattgttatttcaacATATTAACTCTTATTTCACTTACTTCACCacgataaatattttattctaatacatacgtatacaaaagaaataaatatattttatatgcttAAAAAAATCTATGATATCACAAACAggatgaaatattaatattatttatatattcgaTACTatctataaattataaattatataagatAGACAGGTATTGTTAGAcatctatttattattaaacaAAAGGAGTAGCCAAAAAtcattgcattttgtattcAAAATTCAATCATTACTAAAGTATTTGAAGTctatataatttcatataaacacTCAAAAGTctctaataataattttctttaaaaacccCATCCCTATACACTTGATTAATGGAACAATTCTTCCCCATAATTTACCAAATACATTAAGATGCATAACATCACAAAACTATAAAGCAATTACAAGTTTAAATTAAAAGTGGAAAGACAATTCTCATTTAAATTAACTAAATGATACACAACAATTACTATATATTGTTATGTACACAACCTAATTTTTATGACATAAGAAGCGCCAAAAAAGGAAGGCCTTCAAAGAGAatccccaaaatgaactaactaATCTTCAATGAAAGGATTGAAGAAATAACACTGGCAACTATTTCTCCTAACTAGTGACTAAAAAACCTATGATTTCTACAACAACAATACCTCTAAAACTCATCATTCATCGGCATCCAATTATCATCGTCATTATCATCATCGTCTTCTGATGCAAACAATGCAACAGAAATATCAGCAATTTTCTTCTTGCTTAACTTCAACTTGCGAACTTTCAATTGCCTCGGAGCATTTGGTGCTTCAATGTCATTGAATTCGCCTGAATCATCAATTGCATTCTTGAAACCAACCGTCTTTTTTGGTGTTGCATACTCAAAATGCAGCTTTTTTGCAATCACAGTCTGTTCATTCCACCAAAAGAACCATTAATGGTATTAAATTCAATACCttttctgtaaaaaaaaaaaccctaacttACCGCCTCTCGAATTGCCCTTGATACATGAAACAGCCTCTTCAAATCATCATGATCAACTCCACACAGTACCCTAATCTGCcaaattaagtaaaattattataacaataaaaCAGAGCAAAATAAGCTGATCATTGAAAAAAACATCTTCCCACCATTAACATCAACAATTACAATACACtcaaaaatagaattaattacTTACCAAAATATCTTGAGGCAAGTCTTCAATTGGAGACTTTTCGTGATTAAAAAACGAATTATGACTGCACACTTTCTTCATATGTATTGTAGAACTGAAATCAACATCCACTATAACTCTCTTCCTCCCAAACGAACTACTTCTCACTAGACCCGACCCGTAACTTCCACATTTTTTCCCCAATGCCATCTCCCTTCCTcttaatcaaaatcaaaaaatccGCAAAACCTGATTATTATTTGTTCACAACAGAACCAATCAGAATTACCCAAATCCAACCAAAAACTCTTGAAATATAGTAATTAAATTTAGCAGTTCCaaatcagtatatatatatacatatacatagaaaCATTACCTTCAAATGAAGCCCTAATTTGGCGCCGTCCGATTGAAATAA
This window of the Solanum pennellii chromosome 2, SPENNV200 genome carries:
- the LOC107010620 gene encoding F-box protein At1g61340-like, with translation MALGKKCGSYGSGLVRSSSFGRKRVIVDVDFSSTIHMKKVCSHNSFFNHEKSPIEDLPQDILIRVLCGVDHDDLKRLFHVSRAIREATVIAKKLHFEYATPKKTVGFKNAIDDSGEFNDIEAPNAPRQLKVRKLKLSKKKIADISVALFASEDDDDNDDDNWMPMNDEF